From Cellulosimicrobium cellulans, the proteins below share one genomic window:
- the recF gene encoding DNA replication/repair protein RecF (All proteins in this family for which functions are known are DNA-binding proteins that assist the filamentation of RecA onto DNA for the initiation of recombination or recombinational repair.) — MYVSHLSLVDFRSYESVDVELVPGVNALVGPNGQGKTNLVEAIGYVATLASHRVAGDAALVRAGATRAVVRTRVVRGDRASTVELEIASGRANRARINRSPAKRPRDVLGIVRTVLFAPEDLALVKGDPDGRRRFLDQLAVLLVPRVAALLADYERVLRQRGALLKSATALRGRRATRRTRAAEPPPDDDAAEGTSSPLATLEVWDARLASLGAEITALRLQLVAALTPYVAEAYEQVSAGQGEAQIAYRSSVDEALDPDGAADGVPPRGEPGTDGDGPTSGLPDAPTLEKRMLDAMRAVRAKEIERGVNLVGPHRDDVVLTLGGLPAKGYASHGESWSFALALRLASYRLLKDGAPAGLDSLLWADQWGPDGEPVLVLDDVFAELDVRRRERLAELVAGAGQVIITAAVPDDVPALLDGARFAVHDGTVSRVED; from the coding sequence ATGTACGTCTCCCACCTGTCCCTCGTCGACTTCCGCTCGTACGAGTCCGTCGACGTCGAGCTCGTCCCGGGCGTGAATGCCCTCGTCGGGCCGAACGGTCAGGGCAAGACGAACCTCGTCGAGGCGATCGGGTACGTGGCGACGCTCGCGAGCCACCGGGTCGCCGGGGACGCGGCGCTCGTCCGGGCCGGCGCCACGCGTGCCGTCGTCCGGACCCGGGTCGTCCGGGGCGACCGCGCGAGCACCGTCGAGCTGGAAATCGCCTCCGGCCGCGCGAACCGGGCCCGGATCAACCGGTCCCCCGCGAAGCGGCCGCGCGACGTCCTCGGCATCGTGCGCACCGTCCTCTTCGCCCCGGAGGACCTCGCCCTGGTCAAGGGCGACCCGGACGGTCGCCGCCGGTTCCTCGACCAGCTCGCCGTCCTCCTGGTCCCGCGCGTCGCCGCGCTCCTCGCGGACTACGAGCGGGTGCTGCGCCAGCGGGGGGCGCTCCTCAAGTCCGCGACCGCGCTCCGGGGTCGCCGTGCGACCCGCCGCACCAGGGCCGCGGAGCCACCACCCGACGACGACGCGGCCGAAGGCACGTCGTCCCCGCTGGCGACGCTCGAGGTCTGGGACGCACGGCTCGCGAGCCTCGGTGCCGAGATCACGGCCCTGCGTCTCCAGCTCGTCGCGGCGCTCACGCCGTACGTCGCGGAGGCGTACGAGCAGGTCAGCGCCGGGCAGGGCGAGGCACAGATCGCGTACCGCTCGTCGGTCGACGAGGCGCTCGACCCGGACGGGGCCGCTGACGGTGTCCCCCCGCGGGGCGAGCCGGGCACCGACGGCGACGGCCCGACGTCGGGCCTCCCCGACGCGCCGACGCTCGAGAAGCGCATGCTGGATGCCATGCGGGCGGTGCGGGCGAAGGAGATCGAGCGCGGGGTGAACCTCGTCGGACCCCACCGCGACGACGTCGTCCTCACCCTGGGCGGCCTGCCGGCGAAGGGGTACGCGAGCCACGGCGAGTCGTGGTCGTTCGCCCTCGCCCTGCGCCTCGCGTCCTACCGGCTGCTCAAGGACGGGGCCCCGGCGGGGCTCGACTCCCTCCTGTGGGCGGACCAGTGGGGTCCGGACGGCGAGCCCGTGCTCGTGCTCGACGACGTGTTCGCCGAGCTCGACGTCCGGCGCCGCGAGCGGCTGGCCGAGCTCGTCGCGGGCGCGGGCCAGGTCATCATCACCGCCGCCGTCCCCGACGACGTCCCCGCGCTCCTGGACGGGGCGCGTTTCGCCGTCCATGACGGGACGGTGAGCCGTGTCGAGGACTGA
- the gyrB gene encoding DNA topoisomerase (ATP-hydrolyzing) subunit B, with the protein MSDPTASAEAAPSAGGGYDASNITVLEGLEAVRKRPGMYIGSTGERGLHHLVYEIVDNSVDEALAGHADTIDVTLLADGGVRVVDNGRGIPVAIHPTEGKPTLEVVMTILHAGGKFGGGGYAVSGGLHGVGMSVVNALSTRMVSEVRRDGYSWRQEFTEGGNPVAPVERLEPSDETGTTQTFWADPGIFETTEYDFETLRARFQQMAFLNKGLRITLTDERPAHLDTGDEVTGGDGTTDADGVSEADGATSGASTPARTVSYKYDGGLVDYVKHLNSAKKVELVHPDVIDFESEDTEKRISVEIAMQWTSSYSESVHTYANTISTTEGGTHEEGFRAAMTSLVNRYARDKGILKEKDDNLTGDDIREGLTAVVSVKLGEPQFEGQTKTKLGNTEAKTFVQRVVHEQLTDWFDSHPNEGRDVIRKAIQASQARLAARKAREATRRKGLLESGGMPGKLRDCQSNRAEECEIFIVEGDSAGGSAVRGRNPRTQAILPIRGKILNVERARLDRALSNQEVQSIITAFGTGIGEDFDLTKLRYHKIVLMADADVDGQHIATLLLTLLFRYMRPLIENGHVYLAQPPLYRLKWSNAPHDYVYSDKERDAFLASGQAAGKRIPKENGIQRYKGLGEMDYSELWDTTMDPEHRTLNQVTLDDAAAADEIFSVLMGEDVESRRSFIQRNAKDVRFLDI; encoded by the coding sequence ATCTCCGACCCGACGGCGTCCGCGGAGGCGGCACCCTCGGCGGGCGGCGGCTACGACGCGAGCAACATCACCGTCCTGGAGGGCCTCGAGGCGGTCCGCAAGCGTCCGGGCATGTACATCGGCTCGACCGGCGAGCGGGGCCTCCACCACCTTGTGTACGAGATTGTGGATAACTCTGTGGACGAGGCCCTCGCCGGGCACGCGGACACGATCGACGTGACGCTCCTGGCCGACGGCGGCGTCCGCGTCGTCGACAACGGCCGCGGCATCCCCGTCGCGATCCACCCGACCGAGGGGAAGCCGACGCTCGAGGTCGTCATGACGATCCTCCACGCGGGCGGCAAGTTCGGCGGCGGCGGGTACGCCGTCTCCGGCGGGCTGCACGGCGTCGGCATGTCGGTCGTCAACGCGCTGTCGACGCGCATGGTGTCCGAGGTCCGTCGCGACGGCTACTCGTGGCGCCAGGAGTTCACCGAGGGTGGCAACCCGGTGGCCCCCGTCGAACGGCTCGAGCCGTCGGACGAGACGGGGACGACGCAGACCTTCTGGGCCGACCCCGGGATCTTCGAGACCACCGAGTACGACTTCGAGACCCTGCGGGCGCGCTTCCAGCAGATGGCGTTCCTCAACAAGGGGCTGCGCATCACGCTGACGGACGAGCGTCCCGCCCACCTCGACACGGGCGACGAGGTCACGGGGGGCGACGGGACGACCGACGCGGACGGCGTCTCCGAGGCGGACGGCGCGACGTCGGGGGCCTCCACCCCGGCCCGCACCGTCTCGTACAAGTACGACGGCGGTCTCGTGGACTACGTCAAGCACCTCAACTCGGCCAAGAAGGTCGAGCTCGTCCACCCCGACGTCATCGACTTCGAGTCGGAGGACACCGAGAAGCGCATCTCCGTCGAGATCGCGATGCAGTGGACCAGCTCGTACTCCGAGTCCGTCCACACGTACGCGAACACGATCTCCACGACGGAGGGCGGCACGCACGAGGAGGGCTTCCGTGCGGCGATGACCTCGCTGGTCAACCGGTACGCGCGCGACAAGGGCATCCTCAAGGAGAAGGACGACAACCTCACGGGCGACGACATCCGCGAGGGTCTGACCGCCGTCGTCTCCGTGAAGCTCGGCGAGCCCCAGTTCGAGGGCCAGACCAAGACGAAGCTCGGCAACACCGAGGCGAAGACGTTCGTCCAGCGCGTCGTCCACGAGCAGCTCACGGACTGGTTCGACTCGCACCCGAACGAGGGCCGCGACGTGATCCGCAAGGCGATCCAGGCGTCCCAGGCGCGGCTCGCCGCCCGCAAGGCGCGCGAGGCGACGCGACGCAAGGGTCTGCTGGAGTCGGGCGGCATGCCCGGCAAGCTGCGGGACTGCCAGTCGAACCGCGCCGAGGAGTGCGAGATCTTCATCGTGGAGGGTGACTCCGCGGGCGGCTCCGCCGTCCGTGGTCGCAACCCGCGGACGCAGGCGATCCTCCCGATCCGCGGCAAGATCCTCAACGTCGAGCGCGCGCGCCTCGACCGGGCCCTGTCCAACCAGGAGGTCCAGTCGATCATCACCGCGTTCGGCACGGGGATCGGCGAGGACTTCGACCTCACCAAGCTGCGGTACCACAAGATCGTCCTCATGGCCGACGCGGACGTCGACGGCCAGCACATCGCGACGCTCCTGCTCACGCTGCTCTTCCGGTACATGCGCCCCCTCATCGAGAACGGGCACGTCTACCTCGCGCAGCCGCCGCTGTACCGGCTCAAGTGGTCGAACGCCCCGCACGACTACGTCTACTCGGACAAGGAGCGCGACGCGTTCCTCGCATCTGGGCAGGCCGCGGGCAAGCGGATCCCCAAGGAGAACGGGATCCAGCGCTACAAGGGTCTGGGCGAGATGGACTACTCGGAGCTGTGGGACACGACCATGGACCCCGAGCACCGCACGCTCAACCAGGTCACCCTGGACGACGCGGCCGCCGCGGACGAGATCTTCTCCGTCCTCATGGGCGAGGACGTCGAGTCCCGCCGCAGCTTCATCCAGCGGAACGCGAAGGACGTGCGGTTCCTTGACATCTGA
- a CDS encoding peptidylprolyl isomerase, giving the protein MFATLHTTAGDIRIELLPNHAPKTVANFVGLAQGTTTWSDPRTGAERTEPFYDGLIFHRVIQDFMIQGGCPLGTGTGGPGYTFNDEIHPELQFDRPYLLAMANAGLRRNPVTGEAEGTNGSQFFVSTVPTPWLNGKHTIFGEVADDASRAVVDAINATPTRPGDRPQEDIVITSVTIED; this is encoded by the coding sequence ATGTTCGCAACCCTCCACACGACCGCAGGTGACATCCGGATCGAGCTCCTGCCGAACCACGCCCCGAAGACGGTGGCGAACTTCGTCGGGCTCGCGCAGGGCACCACGACGTGGTCCGACCCCCGCACCGGCGCAGAGCGCACCGAGCCCTTCTACGACGGCCTGATCTTCCACCGCGTGATCCAGGACTTCATGATCCAGGGCGGCTGCCCGCTGGGCACCGGCACGGGCGGTCCCGGCTACACGTTCAACGACGAGATCCACCCCGAGCTGCAGTTCGATCGCCCCTACCTCCTGGCGATGGCCAACGCGGGCCTGCGTCGCAACCCGGTCACGGGTGAGGCTGAGGGCACCAACGGGTCGCAGTTCTTCGTCTCGACCGTGCCGACGCCGTGGCTCAACGGCAAGCACACGATCTTCGGCGAGGTCGCGGACGACGCGTCCCGCGCGGTCGTCGACGCGATCAACGCGACGCCGACGCGCCCGGGCGACCGCCCGCAGGAGGACATCGTCATCACGTCCGTCACGATCGAGGACTGA
- a CDS encoding DLW-39 family protein has product MKKLLVLLLAAGAGYLLWRKYTEDNAERDLWAEVTDTFE; this is encoded by the coding sequence ATGAAGAAGCTTCTCGTCCTGCTCCTCGCCGCCGGCGCCGGATATCTCCTGTGGCGCAAGTACACGGAGGACAACGCCGAGCGTGACCTCTGGGCAGAGGTCACCGACACCTTCGAGTGA
- the gyrA gene encoding DNA gyrase subunit A encodes MVHADGTAVAVHHGRIEQVDLQLEMQRSYLDYAMSVIVGRALPDVRDGLKPVHRRVLYAMYDGGYRPDRSYSKCSRVVGDVMGKFHPHGDSAIYDALVRLVQDWSLRYPLVAGQGNFGSPGNDPAAAPRYTECRMAPIAMEMVRDIDKDTVDFQDNYDGRTQEPAVLPARFPNLLVNGSAGIAVGMATNIPPHNLREVAEGVRWHLDHPEASREELLAALLLRIKGPDFPTGATILGHKGIEEAYRTGRGSITMRAVVNVEEIQGRVCLVVTELPYQVNPDNLAAKIADLVKDGRVQGIADIRDETSGRTGQRLVIVLKRDAVAKVVLNNLYKHTQLQDTFGANMLALVDGVPRTLSLDAFVRHWTTHQLDVVVRRTRYLLAEAERSIHILRGYLKALDALDEVIALIRRSPDVEQARGGLMELLGVDEVQATAILNLQLRRLAALERQKILDEHDELERKILDYEDILAKPERQRTIVGEEMGEIVAKYGDERRTTILPFDGEVSIEDLIAEEEMVVTITRGGYVKRTRSDNYRAQKRGGKGVRGAQLREDDIVDHFFVTTTHHWLLFFTNLGRVYRAKAYELPEGGRDAKGQHVANLLAFQPGEKIAQVLDLRDYDTAEYLVLATRRGLVKKTRLSEYDSPRSGGLIAINLREDESGTPDELVAALLVDADDDLILVSRKGQSIRFPAGDDTMRPLGRATSGVTGMKFREGDELLSADVVEEGSDLFVVTEGGFAKRTRIDEYRVQGRGGLGIKVANLVEARGDLVGALVTEADDEVLVIMERGKIVRSAVDEVNLTGRNTQGVTFAKPDKGDRIIAVARNVERRLGEDRDTVEGEDGTGTAPVGTDTSSAPIIDPTASSDGASGTEPAPGTTEETR; translated from the coding sequence ATCGTGCACGCGGACGGCACGGCGGTCGCGGTGCACCACGGGCGCATCGAGCAGGTGGACCTGCAGCTCGAGATGCAGCGGTCGTACCTCGACTACGCGATGAGCGTCATCGTCGGGCGCGCGCTGCCCGACGTCCGCGACGGACTCAAGCCGGTGCACCGCCGCGTGCTGTACGCGATGTACGACGGCGGCTACCGCCCCGACCGGTCGTACTCGAAGTGCTCGCGCGTCGTCGGCGACGTCATGGGCAAGTTCCACCCGCACGGCGACAGCGCGATCTACGACGCGCTCGTGCGCCTCGTGCAGGACTGGTCGCTGCGCTACCCGCTGGTCGCGGGCCAGGGGAACTTCGGCTCGCCTGGCAACGACCCGGCGGCCGCGCCGCGATACACCGAGTGCCGCATGGCCCCGATCGCCATGGAGATGGTCCGGGACATCGACAAGGACACGGTCGACTTCCAGGACAACTACGACGGCCGCACCCAGGAGCCGGCGGTCCTGCCGGCGCGGTTCCCGAACCTGCTGGTCAACGGCTCGGCGGGCATCGCCGTCGGCATGGCGACGAACATCCCGCCGCACAACCTGCGCGAGGTCGCCGAGGGCGTCCGGTGGCACCTGGACCACCCCGAGGCGAGCCGCGAGGAGCTCCTCGCGGCGCTCCTGCTGCGCATCAAGGGACCGGACTTCCCGACCGGCGCGACGATCCTCGGCCACAAGGGGATCGAGGAGGCGTACCGCACGGGGCGCGGCTCGATCACGATGCGCGCGGTGGTCAACGTCGAGGAGATCCAGGGCCGGGTGTGCCTGGTCGTCACCGAGCTCCCCTACCAGGTGAACCCGGACAACCTCGCCGCGAAGATCGCCGACCTCGTCAAGGACGGCCGCGTCCAGGGCATCGCCGACATCCGCGACGAGACGTCGGGCCGCACGGGCCAGCGCCTCGTGATCGTGCTCAAGCGCGACGCGGTGGCGAAGGTCGTGCTCAACAACCTGTACAAGCACACGCAGCTCCAGGACACGTTCGGCGCGAACATGCTCGCGCTGGTCGACGGCGTCCCGCGCACGCTGAGCCTCGACGCGTTCGTCCGGCACTGGACGACCCACCAGCTCGACGTCGTCGTCCGCCGCACGCGCTACCTGCTCGCCGAGGCCGAGCGCAGCATCCACATCCTGCGCGGCTACCTCAAGGCGCTCGACGCGCTCGACGAGGTCATCGCACTCATCCGCCGCTCCCCGGACGTCGAGCAGGCGCGCGGCGGGCTCATGGAGCTCCTCGGGGTGGACGAGGTGCAGGCGACGGCGATCCTCAACCTGCAGCTGCGCCGTCTGGCGGCGCTGGAGCGCCAGAAGATCCTGGACGAGCACGACGAGCTCGAGCGCAAGATCCTGGACTACGAGGACATCCTCGCCAAGCCGGAGCGCCAGCGGACGATCGTCGGCGAGGAGATGGGCGAGATCGTCGCCAAGTACGGCGACGAGCGTCGGACGACGATCCTCCCGTTCGACGGCGAGGTCTCGATCGAGGACCTCATCGCCGAGGAGGAGATGGTCGTCACGATCACGCGCGGCGGCTACGTGAAGCGCACCCGCAGCGACAACTACCGGGCGCAGAAGCGTGGCGGCAAGGGCGTGCGCGGCGCGCAGCTGCGCGAGGACGACATCGTCGACCACTTCTTCGTGACGACGACGCACCACTGGCTGCTGTTCTTCACGAACCTCGGGCGGGTCTACCGCGCCAAGGCGTACGAGCTCCCCGAGGGCGGCCGCGACGCCAAGGGGCAGCACGTGGCGAACCTGCTCGCCTTCCAGCCCGGCGAGAAGATCGCCCAGGTCCTCGACCTGCGCGACTACGACACCGCGGAGTACCTGGTGCTCGCCACGCGCCGCGGTCTCGTCAAGAAGACGCGGCTGTCGGAGTACGACTCGCCGCGCTCGGGCGGGCTCATCGCGATCAACCTGCGCGAGGACGAGTCGGGCACGCCCGACGAGCTCGTCGCGGCGCTCCTCGTGGACGCCGACGACGACCTCATCCTCGTCTCGCGCAAGGGCCAGTCGATCCGCTTCCCGGCCGGCGACGACACGATGCGACCGCTCGGCCGCGCGACGTCGGGCGTGACGGGCATGAAGTTCCGCGAGGGCGACGAGCTGCTCTCGGCGGACGTGGTGGAGGAGGGTTCCGACCTCTTCGTCGTGACCGAGGGCGGGTTCGCGAAGCGCACCCGGATCGACGAGTACCGGGTCCAGGGCCGTGGTGGTCTGGGCATCAAGGTCGCGAACCTGGTGGAGGCTCGTGGAGATCTCGTGGGGGCTCTGGTGACAGAGGCCGACGACGAGGTGCTGGTGATCATGGAACGCGGGAAGATCGTGCGGTCCGCGGTCGACGAGGTGAACCTCACGGGCCGCAACACGCAGGGGGTGACGTTCGCGAAGCCCGACAAGGGTGACCGCATCATCGCGGTCGCGCGGAACGTCGAGCGTCGCCTCGGAGAGGATCGGGATACCGTGGAGGGCGAGGACGGGACCGGCACGGCCCCGGTCGGCACCGACACGAGCAGCGCACCGATCATCGACCCGACCGCCTCGTCCGACGGGGCGAGCGGGACCGAGCCGGCCCCCGGAACCACCGAGGAAACCAGATGA
- a CDS encoding DUF721 domain-containing protein has product MGDVVELTPPAEVARQALNRAKAAARAKGLRPGQEPRRRILADPPTSGARPGGRDPQLLGDVVARLLRERDWVADVSVGGVVGRWREVVGDQVADHCEPETFEDKVLVVRADSTAWATQVRLLAPQLLERLAREVGEGVVETVTVLGPAGPSFRRGKKSVRGPGPRDTWG; this is encoded by the coding sequence GTGGGGGACGTCGTGGAGCTGACGCCGCCGGCGGAGGTGGCGCGGCAGGCGCTCAACCGGGCGAAGGCGGCGGCGCGGGCGAAGGGGCTGCGGCCGGGGCAGGAGCCGCGCCGCCGGATCCTGGCCGACCCCCCGACGTCGGGCGCCCGACCGGGCGGCCGCGACCCGCAGCTCCTGGGCGACGTCGTCGCGCGGCTGCTGCGGGAGCGCGACTGGGTCGCCGACGTGTCGGTGGGTGGCGTCGTCGGGCGGTGGCGCGAGGTGGTCGGCGACCAGGTGGCGGACCACTGCGAGCCGGAGACGTTCGAGGACAAGGTCCTCGTGGTGCGGGCGGACTCGACGGCGTGGGCGACGCAGGTGCGCCTGCTCGCACCACAGCTCCTCGAGCGTCTCGCGCGCGAGGTCGGCGAGGGCGTCGTGGAGACGGTGACGGTCCTCGGGCCGGCAGGCCCGAGCTTCCGGCGCGGCAAGAAGTCGGTCCGCGGACCCGGCCCGCGCGACACCTGGGGCTGA
- a CDS encoding DUF3566 domain-containing protein, which translates to MSSENNAPPTITPRLTVPRPDTDTTSRAGGATTASKHAESNGASNGSASGAVPPPPPPPPPSQTGGQAAPQRGVDDDGMERASGESRVAVARAGAVKAAAAAIAAAKSAAKKVSAAVPAAPAETGPQQPGHDEIDDETVRRVPTTTSTVPSASAAASASAPAPAAVHYSAAGVSGSATPLTGATPAVGPATGATPTVRNEGGPRRVRLAVSRIDPWSAMKLGFLLAVAIGIMTVVATAVVWYVLDGMMVFAKIEDLFTQIVGTETDVDIQQYVAFGRVISIATLLGVVNVVIITALSTIMAFLYNIVAALVGGVHLTLTDD; encoded by the coding sequence ATGAGCAGCGAGAACAACGCACCGCCGACGATCACGCCCCGGCTGACCGTGCCGCGTCCCGACACGGACACGACGTCGCGCGCCGGGGGCGCGACCACGGCGAGCAAGCACGCGGAGTCGAACGGCGCGTCGAACGGTTCGGCGTCCGGCGCCGTCCCCCCGCCGCCCCCGCCACCGCCGCCGAGCCAGACCGGAGGTCAGGCCGCCCCGCAGCGGGGTGTCGACGACGACGGGATGGAGCGCGCGTCCGGCGAGAGTCGTGTCGCGGTCGCCCGCGCCGGCGCCGTGAAGGCTGCCGCTGCCGCCATCGCCGCGGCGAAGAGCGCGGCCAAGAAGGTGTCGGCCGCGGTCCCGGCCGCACCGGCGGAGACCGGCCCCCAGCAGCCCGGTCACGACGAGATCGACGACGAGACGGTGAGGCGCGTGCCCACGACCACCTCGACGGTCCCCAGCGCCTCGGCGGCGGCCTCGGCGAGCGCCCCGGCGCCGGCCGCGGTGCACTACTCCGCCGCGGGCGTGTCGGGATCCGCCACCCCGCTCACCGGTGCCACACCCGCCGTCGGCCCGGCGACGGGGGCGACGCCCACGGTCCGGAACGAGGGCGGCCCGCGACGCGTCCGGCTCGCGGTCTCGCGCATCGACCCCTGGTCCGCGATGAAGCTCGGCTTCCTGCTGGCGGTCGCGATCGGCATCATGACCGTCGTCGCGACGGCCGTGGTCTGGTACGTCCTCGACGGCATGATGGTCTTCGCGAAGATCGAGGACCTGTTCACGCAGATCGTCGGCACCGAGACCGACGTGGACATCCAGCAGTACGTCGCGTTCGGCCGCGTGATCTCCATCGCTACGCTGCTCGGCGTCGTGAACGTGGTGATCATCACCGCGCTGTCGACGATCATGGCGTTCCTGTACAACATCGTCGCCGCGCTGGTGGGCGGCGTGCACCTCACGCTCACGGACGACTGA